The Geothrix oryzae DNA window CCACATCCTGGTGAAGACAGCCGGCCTGCAATGGATCGAGGCCGAGGACAACTATGTGCGCCTCCATGTGGAGGGCACCTCCCACCTGCTACGGCAGACCTTGTCGGGACTGCTCACCCGGCTGGATCCCGCCCAGTTCCGCCGCATCCACCGCTCGGCCATCGTGAACCTGGACTGCATCAAGGAATTCCAGCCCTGGACCGGCGGCGACCACCTGGTGATCATGCGCGATGGCACCCGCCTCACCCTGAGCCGGACCTACCGCGAACAGTTCGGAGAGTGGCTCTGACGCTGATCCCGGCCAAGAGAACGGCCCGGCGGGGGCCGGGCCGTGGCAGGCGGGCGGTGGGGGTCATTCGGCGGCGTGCACCGCGATGGTGGCCATGCCCTCCTGCCGGAGCACCAGGGAGGCCTTCTGCGCCAGGGCCCGGTTGGGCAGGATCACATCCACGGTGCCGATGAGGCGGTCCGTGACGAGCACTTCGCCCTGGGTGCCGTCGCCCACGCTGAACACCGCGCCCTGCTTCAGGGCCACGGCCGTGGTTCCGATGGCGGGCACGCCCCGGAGGCCCAGCTGGCTGATGGCGAGGGTGGCTCCGAAGGAACCGTCCCGGAACGAGCGGTCGCCGGGGAGCAGCACCAGATAGTCGGCCTTGTGATTGGCGATCAGGTGGGCCGCCGAGGCGGCATACTCGGGCCGACGGGTGTCCGCCACGGTGATCAGCGAGCCTTCGCCGGCGGCCTTGGCCAGGGCCATCACCTGGGCCTGGCTGGCGTTGTAGTCGCAGATCACGCCGATATGCTGCTTCTCGGGCCAGGTGGTGCGGGTGGCCTTCATGAGCGGCTGGAAGTCCTCGGCCTGGAGTGCCAGGCCGGCGAAGGCCGCCACGGCCACAGCGAGGGATGTCGAGATGCGGTTCATGTTGCCTCCGAACGGGAAGGGCTGCCGGAACCGGGGCACCGGCGGCGCGTGGAATGGGAGCCCGGAGCGGCGATCCGACGGGCGGGGATGACGCCGATCAACATGCGCAGGGCGCCCCTCCCGGGCCACGGATCTGGGGCGAACCGATCCGTGGCCGGGCGAAGGGGCACCCGTCAGGGGCGAGCCGGAGGTGGGAACTACCAGGCCAGGGCGGCGACCAGCATCAGGGTCAGGAAACCGCCCGCCGCCAGGGCGATGGCCAGCATCCTCTCGCCGGCGAGGCGGGTCCAGAGCAGGGTTCCGCTCAAGGTGAGGAAGACCAGGGCCCCCGCGAAGGCGTCCGCGAGGAGGATCCAGGGTGCGTGACCCGCATCGGACTTGTGCATGCGCTGGAGGGTCCCGATGAGGTCGGCCCGGCGCGCCTCCACATCCACCGTGCGGTTGCCCGGCAGGTAGGTGGCGCGGGCCTGGCGGCGGTGGGTGCCCAGGAGGACGGTCCAGGTGCCCGCCGTGGTGACGGGGGCCCCGCTGAACCGCACGGGCTTCGCGGGCTGGACCTGCCAGCGGGCCCGCTCGGGCGCGAAGCCGAAGCGGAGGGCCAGGTCTCGGGCCAGGGCCTCGGGCGAGGCCGGGGCTTCGGTGAGTTCCAGCTGGATCCTCTCGGTTTCGACGCGACCCCCCGGAACCTTCAGGACCGCCCGATGGTTCAGCAGAAAGCCGGTGGTCCCGAAGAGGAGACCCAGGGCCGCGCCCGCCAGGCCCACCCAGGCGTGGACCTTGCGAAGCCAGACGAGGAAGCGGCGGGGGCGGGTCATCGGCTAGAGCCGCAGGCGCAGGCTGAGGTCGGCGCTGAAGGGCGCTCCGGGAACCAGCAGCAGGTCGCTGGCCCCGTGACCGGCGGCGATGTACTTCCTGTTGGTGAGGTTCTTCAGGTTCAGGGCCAGATCCCAACGGGTGGCCCGGTAGTAGACGGCCCCATCGAAGGTGGTGTAGGAGCCCAGCCGCACCAGGTTGCTGTTCGAGGCGAACCGGTCTCCGGAGGTGTTCAGGCCGAGACCGGCGCCCCAGCCGGGGTTGATGTCCCAGTTGATCCAGAGGTTGCCGCTGTCGAGGGGCGTGAGGCTGGGGCGGTGGCCTTCGATGGCCACGCCGCTGACCTTGGTGCCGGGCGTGGAGCCGGTGATGCGGCCGTCCAGGTGGGCATAGCCCGCGCGGATCCGCCAGCCCTCGGCGATCTCGCCCCCCAGGCTGGCTTCCAGGCCGTTGGTCCGCTGGGTGCCCACGGGGATGAGGAGGGTGGGGTTGGCGGGGTCGGTGCTCTTGATGCCCGTGCGCTCGAGGTTGAAGAGGGCCACGGTGGCCGCGCCCTTGCCGGCGAAGAGGTCGTACTTGGCGCCCAGTTCCCAGTTGCGGGTGCGCTCGGGGTCGATGGCCGCGTTGTTCGCGGCCAGGGCCAGCAGCTCGGCGGAAGGCTGGAAGCTGCGGCTGAAGGAGAGGTAGTAGGACTGGATCTCCGTGGGCTGGAAGACCAGCCCTGCGCGGGGGCTCCAGGCCGTGTCGGTGCGCTCCAGCGTCTTGAAGGCCTTGAAGTCCTGGGTGGATTGGTCGAAGCGGTCCCACCGCGCGCCGACGAGGGCCTTCCACTGCGGCGTGAACTCGACGAGATCCTGCACATAGCCGCTGAGGCTCTTCTGGTGGCTCAGGCTGTCGCCGGCGGGCACCGCGTAGTTGAAGGCGGGCAGGGGCTTCAGGACGGGGTCGTAGAGGGAGACGGTGACGGCATTGGCGAAGGAGAAGTTGCGGGCCCCCTTGCGCTGGATGCCGATTTCAAGGCCGTACAGCACCTGGTGGTGGATCGAGCCGGTGGAGAGGCGCTGGACCAGCTCCAGCTGATCGAAGACGCCCCGCTCCTGACGGCGCAGGTCCCCGTGGGTGAGGGAGACCGTCCCGGCGGTCTCGTTCACGCTGCCCACCAGCGTGTTGTGGCGGTCCAGGTCGAAGTCGTAGGCCCGCATGGCGTTGCGGAGGCTGAGGCTGGAGCTGAAGCGGTGCTCGAAGGTGACGGTGGTGCCGAAGACTTCCGACCGGCTGTAGTCGTCCTTCCGGGCGTTGGCGGAGCCGTAGTAGGTTTCGCGGGGGACCTCCACGGGGCGGCCCGTGCTGAGGAGGCCGGGAAGGCCGAAATCCGTGACGCGCTTGTCGCGCAGGTAGTCGAACTGGACGGTGAGCCGGGTGTCCTTGGAGAAGCGCCAGCCGAAGGAGGGCGCCAGGGCCTGGCGCTCCAGGAAGGACTGGTTGCGGAATCCACCCGAATCCTCCAGGGCCCCGGTCACGCGGTAGTTAGTTCCGGCCGCGGCCCCGCCCAGGTCGAAGCTGCCGCGGCGCTGGCCGAGGGTGCCGGCGGTCAGCTCGACCTCACGGAGGGTGAGGCCATCCGGCTGCTTGGTGATGCGGTTGATCATGCCGCCGGAAGAACCGCGGCCGTAGAGCACGGAGGCGGGCCCCTTCAGCACCTCGACGCGTTCGACATTGCTGAGGTCGCGGAAGTACAGTCCGTCGTCGCGGATGCCATCCACGAACTGGTCGCCGATGGCCGTGAAGCCGCGGATGCTCACCTGGTCGCGCTGACCGTCGCCGCTGCTGAAGCCCACACCCGGCACATTCTTGAGGGCGTCCTGGAGGGAGCGCGCGCCCTGATCCTTCAGCAGGGCCGCGGGCACCTGATCCACGGTCTGGGGGATGTCCTTGAGGGGGGCCTCGATCTTGGTGGCGGTGCGGACCGTCACCGCCTGGTACTCGCGCGTTTCCGGCTTGACCTTGGTGGCCTTCACCTTCACTTCGGACAGGGTGGGGGCGGGAGCGTCCGACTTGGCGGGTTCCTGGGCCCGGACGGGGGATTGGCCCAGGGCGGACAGGACGGCGACGCAAGGCAGAACTCGGGCGAGAAGCATGATGGCTCCGGATGGGGCGGGTGGTTGGGGATGCTGGTGGTGGGTGGAGCGGGATTCTGGGATCAGGACTCGAGGTTGAATCGGATGGGAACGAGGACCCAGGCAGCCAGGGGCTCGTCCCCGCGCATGGCGGGGGCGAAGCGCCAGCGGCGCACGGTCTGGAGGGCCGCCTGGTCCAGGCGGGGGAAGCCACTGCTGGCCTGGAGCTGGATATCCCGAGGCAGGCCCTCGGGGGAGATCAGCACCCGGAGAATGATCCGACCCTCTTCTCCCAGGCGGCGGGAGAGCGAGGGGTAATCGGGCGGGGGGTTCTGCAGGTAGGTCGCGTCGAAGCGCGGCGGCACGATGCCCCCGACCGTTCCCCCGACGACCCCACCCACCGTTCCACCGGCGACGCCCCCGGGAACACCTCCGGAAACGCCAGGCCCCGAGCCGTGGGCCGGCGCCGTGCCCGCGGGCATGGGCGATTCCACAGGCGAACTGGGAGTGGGGACGGGGGTGACCTGGGGTTCCTGGGGCGTGGAGGAGGCCCGGCTGGTGCTGGGAGCCGTCTGAACGCCCGCAGGGGGGGGCGGCGGCGCCAGCAGGGGTGCTTCTTCCAGCAGGCTGATGGTCACGGTCTTGGGCGGTGCCATCAGGGCCGTGGCCGAGCGGGCGCTGAGGATCAGACCCGCCGCGCCGAGCAGACCGTAGACGGCAAGGCTCAACCCCAGCACTCGCTTCCGGTCCCCGCGGTGGAGGGGCGCATCGGAGGTGACCAGACTGGCCCGGTAGACCAGGTCCTCCAGAGAGGGCATGGGTTCCCGGGTTTCGGGTTGGGTCTGGGGGGCGGCAAAGGGGATCGGAAGGGTCTGGAGCATGGCTCATTCCAAGAGTGAGACTTAGTCTCAATATTGATAAATTAGGGATGACCGGATCCGGTGTCAACGGTTTTCCGCTCGGGCCCGGCAGATGTGATGCAGGTCTCTGCTCCGGAGTCCGGCCAGGCCGCCGGCCGGCGTTCGCCGGGCTTCGGGGACGGGGATCTTTCCTGGATACTGAAGGGCTGGAGGCGGTATGAAGATCCTGCTCCTCGGCTCTGGCGGCCGGGAACATGCGCTGGCCCTGAAGCTGAAGGCCTCCCCGATGCCGGTGGAGCTGGTGTCGGCCCCCGGGAGCGATGCCCTGGGAGAGCTGGGCGCCTGCGTTCCCTTGGACCTGGAAGATGCCCGAGGCGTGGCCGCCTGGTGCGCCGCGAACCGCCCGGGCCTGGTGATCGCCGGGCCGGAGCTGCCCCTGGTGGCGGGCGTGGCGGATGCGGTGCGGGCCCTGGGCATTCCGGTCTTCGGGCACGATGCCGAGACGGCGCGGCTGGAAGGCAGCAAGGCTGTGGCCAAGGCCTTCATGGAACGGCACGGCATCCCCTGCGCCGCCAGCTGGACCGTGACCGATCAGACCGAGGGCGAAGCCCTCATCCGCGCCTGGCCGCACGGCTACCCCATCGTGCTGAAGGCTGATGGCCTGGCGGCGGGGAAGGGCGTGGTGCTGGCCGAGACCGAGCGCGAGGCCCTGGCGACCTTCCGGGTCTTCATGGCCGGCCAGTTCGGGGATGCCAGCCGCACGGTGGTCTTCGAAGAGCCCCTGGTGGGGATGGAGCTGTCCCTGCATGTGCTGGTGGATGTGGACGCCGATCACGCCGCGTTTGCAACGCTGCCCGCCTGCCAGGACCACAAGCGCATCTTCGAGGGCGACCGGGGCCCCAACACCGGCGGCATGGGCGCCTTCGGGCCCATCCCCTTCCTGCGGGACGAAGATGTCCAGCGCCTGCGCGCCGTGCTGGTGGAGCCGACGGTGAAGGGACTGCAGCGCGATGGCCTCAGGGCCCGGGGCGTGTTGTTCCTCGGCGTCATGTGGACGGCCGCGGGCCCGAAGCTGCTCGAATACAATGTGCGCTTCGGCGACCCGGAAACCCAGGTGCTCATGCAGCTTCTGGATGAGGATCTGGCCGCCCTGCTGCTGGAAGTCGCGGAAGGCCGCCTCGTCTCCCGCGACCTCAAGCTCAAGCCCCACACGGCCATCACGGTGGTGCTGGCTGCCGAGGATTACCCGGAAGGGGCCAAGAAGGGCGTCCCCATCTCGATCGCCCCCTCCGCCGTCACGGTGATCCATGCGGGGACCCGGAAGCAGGATGGACAGTGGCTGACCCATGGCGGCCGGGTGCTGAACCTGGCCACCTCCGCGCCCGACCTGGCCGCGGCCCGGGCCGCCATCGAGACCGCCCTGCCGCAGGTCCAGTGGCCCGGCATGCAGGTGCGCCACGACATCGGCCTCAAGGCCCTGAAGCACGCGGAGGCGGGGAAGACCGTTCAGGATCCCTGGTGAACCGTTCAATTTGGCCGTTGACCCGTTCGTGGGAAGGGCCTTCCCGGCTTCCGGCTTCCCTCCAGACTGGGGGTCGCCGGGAGGGCGAATGAGCATCCCCACACATCTGGTTCGCGAGCAGGAACAGCTTCGGCGCGAACGCCGGGGCACCTGGCGCTGGTGGTTCGGCCGGGGCGCGGCTTCTTCGCTCCTGACGCTCCTGCATTATGTGAATGGCGCGGGCAGGTGGTCCTGGCCCATGGCTCTGGGCTATGGGCTCGCCTGTCTGTCCCTCTGTTGGCTGGTGTCCCTGGTCGTCGAATCTGAACGCAGGCGCATCGAGAAGAAGCGGTACTGGGGCCCCCTGGGCGGAGGCTGGTCCTGGGCGGTGTCGGGCTACATGGGCTTCGCGGTCTACCAGATGACCAGCCCGGGTTCCTGGACCCATGCCCAGGGCGCCATGTCCCTCCTTGTCTTCAGCCTGTTCTGCATGGCGCTGGAGTACACCGAATCCGCTAAACAGGCCGGCTTCGACTTGCTGGAGGCCCGGGAACAGGCGCTGCGGGCCAAGCTGGCGCCGCATTTCATCTTCAACACCCTGAATACCCTCCATGCCCAGATCGAGCAGGATCCTCGCGGCGCGCAGGCGACCACGGAGCGCTTGGCCCAGCTCTTCCGGCAGGTGATCGAGGCCTCGGACCAGGCCGTCATCCCCCTGAAACAGGAACTGGCCTTCGTGGAAGCCTACCTCGGCATCGAAC harbors:
- a CDS encoding energy transducer TonB gives rise to the protein MLQTLPIPFAAPQTQPETREPMPSLEDLVYRASLVTSDAPLHRGDRKRVLGLSLAVYGLLGAAGLILSARSATALMAPPKTVTISLLEEAPLLAPPPPPAGVQTAPSTSRASSTPQEPQVTPVPTPSSPVESPMPAGTAPAHGSGPGVSGGVPGGVAGGTVGGVVGGTVGGIVPPRFDATYLQNPPPDYPSLSRRLGEEGRIILRVLISPEGLPRDIQLQASSGFPRLDQAALQTVRRWRFAPAMRGDEPLAAWVLVPIRFNLES
- a CDS encoding sensor histidine kinase translates to MSIPTHLVREQEQLRRERRGTWRWWFGRGAASSLLTLLHYVNGAGRWSWPMALGYGLACLSLCWLVSLVVESERRRIEKKRYWGPLGGGWSWAVSGYMGFAVYQMTSPGSWTHAQGAMSLLVFSLFCMALEYTESAKQAGFDLLEAREQALRAKLAPHFIFNTLNTLHAQIEQDPRGAQATTERLAQLFRQVIEASDQAVIPLKQELAFVEAYLGIEQARLGGRLRVVVGIPEELESAQVPPLSVQVLVENAIKHGVAPLERGGEVRLGAERKEGVLHVWVEDPGQGLSAHRGTGTALETLRQRLESPADLDMGMVEGRHRVGFLWRQA
- a CDS encoding TonB-dependent receptor; translation: MLLARVLPCVAVLSALGQSPVRAQEPAKSDAPAPTLSEVKVKATKVKPETREYQAVTVRTATKIEAPLKDIPQTVDQVPAALLKDQGARSLQDALKNVPGVGFSSGDGQRDQVSIRGFTAIGDQFVDGIRDDGLYFRDLSNVERVEVLKGPASVLYGRGSSGGMINRITKQPDGLTLREVELTAGTLGQRRGSFDLGGAAAGTNYRVTGALEDSGGFRNQSFLERQALAPSFGWRFSKDTRLTVQFDYLRDKRVTDFGLPGLLSTGRPVEVPRETYYGSANARKDDYSRSEVFGTTVTFEHRFSSSLSLRNAMRAYDFDLDRHNTLVGSVNETAGTVSLTHGDLRRQERGVFDQLELVQRLSTGSIHHQVLYGLEIGIQRKGARNFSFANAVTVSLYDPVLKPLPAFNYAVPAGDSLSHQKSLSGYVQDLVEFTPQWKALVGARWDRFDQSTQDFKAFKTLERTDTAWSPRAGLVFQPTEIQSYYLSFSRSFQPSAELLALAANNAAIDPERTRNWELGAKYDLFAGKGAATVALFNLERTGIKSTDPANPTLLIPVGTQRTNGLEASLGGEIAEGWRIRAGYAHLDGRITGSTPGTKVSGVAIEGHRPSLTPLDSGNLWINWDINPGWGAGLGLNTSGDRFASNSNLVRLGSYTTFDGAVYYRATRWDLALNLKNLTNRKYIAAGHGASDLLLVPGAPFSADLSLRLRL
- the purD gene encoding phosphoribosylamine--glycine ligase is translated as MKILLLGSGGREHALALKLKASPMPVELVSAPGSDALGELGACVPLDLEDARGVAAWCAANRPGLVIAGPELPLVAGVADAVRALGIPVFGHDAETARLEGSKAVAKAFMERHGIPCAASWTVTDQTEGEALIRAWPHGYPIVLKADGLAAGKGVVLAETEREALATFRVFMAGQFGDASRTVVFEEPLVGMELSLHVLVDVDADHAAFATLPACQDHKRIFEGDRGPNTGGMGAFGPIPFLRDEDVQRLRAVLVEPTVKGLQRDGLRARGVLFLGVMWTAAGPKLLEYNVRFGDPETQVLMQLLDEDLAALLLEVAEGRLVSRDLKLKPHTAITVVLAAEDYPEGAKKGVPISIAPSAVTVIHAGTRKQDGQWLTHGGRVLNLATSAPDLAAARAAIETALPQVQWPGMQVRHDIGLKALKHAEAGKTVQDPW
- a CDS encoding PepSY-associated TM helix domain-containing protein → MTRPRRFLVWLRKVHAWVGLAGAALGLLFGTTGFLLNHRAVLKVPGGRVETERIQLELTEAPASPEALARDLALRFGFAPERARWQVQPAKPVRFSGAPVTTAGTWTVLLGTHRRQARATYLPGNRTVDVEARRADLIGTLQRMHKSDAGHAPWILLADAFAGALVFLTLSGTLLWTRLAGERMLAIALAAGGFLTLMLVAALAW